TGAGGAAGCGTTGTCAGCGGCCTCCGACAAAGGAGATCTCGCCCCATTCAGGCGCCTGCTGACTGCGCTGAGGCGGCCTTACGACGAGACGCAGGACCAGGCCGAATACATCGAACCGGCTGGCGCTGAGGTAACGGCCTGCTACCGCACCTTCTGCGGCACCTGACGACGCCATCCGGGTCAGGCATAGATTTCGTTACCTCCTGCCAATGACCGATCTGAGCGTAACGCGGTAGTAGAGCCACGGAAGGTTTTGGACCCCTTACCTCTACCGGTCAAGGTGACCAAATCACGCCCGCTCAACCCAACGACTTCCCAAGAAGGCCTGCTGAGCGGGCGTTTTTCCTTTTCTCCCCTCCCCTGCCTTCCCCCCTATTCGCATCGTTTCCCATCTCTACCGCACACATCACGCCCTCTAGTGGGCCGTCAAGAACGGTCTGTCATTGTCAGGCTGCTGCAAGCACCGCCAGGAGGAAGGGCTCCTTGACAGACCAAAGTTGACGGCCCACTAGCAGGACTTTGTCACTCTGGGGTGGCGCTCAGCTGCCCCTTGCGAAAAACTGACGCACCTTTCCTGACAGACCACTAGAAGGTCGCATCATGAATGACCCAACGCCCGTTGTAGGTGGAGCCCACCTGAGCCTCGTAACGGACCGCTCGATACCGCTGTATGACGGGGTCGTACGTTCCCGTCTCATGGACGATGTTCCAGCCAGGCTGCAGTCGCACGTCGAAGGTGTATGCCTCTCCGGTGGCGGCGCACGTCACCTCTCCCCTCATTGCACCTACCGCCTGGGTGAAGAAGAACAGGCGGCGGTCCGTGAAGGTCGTGCCGTCGGGCTGACGGACATCCGTTTGTGCGCGCAGTTCATAAGGTCCTCTGGTGTCGAGGAACGTCAGGGCGCTCAGCGAAGTGTAGGGCACGTCGCGCTCCACGGTGAGGCGAGTCACGTCACACCGCTGCGCCAGTTGAGTGCGCCACTCGGAAAGGTTTCGCGCCGGGAGAGACGTCATGACCGATACCTCAATCCGCACTATGACTGCACCACTCGCCGAAAGCGTGCCGACATGGCCGACCGTGACGTTATTGAAGGTGAAGAACAGGTCGGCGTCGGACGAAACGGCATTGTCCAGCATGCCGCTCCCGATGAACGCCCTACTTGTCGGATCATCACCCGGGGACGTGGCCGGAGAGCCGCACGCGGTGAGCACGGCGGCGAGGAGCAGCAGTGGTCGTGCGGCGGTCATGGTTCAGTCTGGCACACCGGGGAGAGCGGCACGCCCACAGAAGTGACTGGGCTGAACAAGTGACAGTTCTCCGGCCCCCCTATGGCAACCAGAATCCACACCTTAGCCTTCTCCATACGGAGGTCAGTAGGACATGTCACCCTCCTGTGGGCTCATGGAGGCGCTCCCTGCAGTTGTTCCCCACAATGCGGACAGCGACCGAGCCGGACCTCCTCCAGGGTCCGGCTCGCTTCTCGCCGTGCCTGGGGCAAGGTCACGACCTGCGCGGTGCCACAGGTCGAGGCGCGTACCGTTTGCAAGAACAACATCGTCAATATCACCAACGCCACGTGGTGCGTCAGGCCCCGCCACGACCGCCCCTCGAAATGGTCGAGTCCCAGTTCCTCCTTGGCCTGCTCGTGCAGCGTTTCGCACCCCCAGCGCGCCTTGATGTCCCGTACGATCTGCGTTTTGGAAGTATTGGCCGGGTGGTTGGTGACGTAGTACTTGATCTTACCACCTCGACGCTTCTCCCCGACCACCCAGACCAGCTCGCCGGGGAGATGGCGGCCACGGGCGTCCTCGACACCATCGGCAATGCGTGCTCGCACGACCAGCCAGCGCGACTTCTTGCCGCCCTTGACCGTGTGCCAGTGATGCGGCGGTAAGGCATGCAGCACGTCCCTGACGGGACGTGCCTGCTCACTCGGAACCGGATGCTTGCTGGGTCGCCCCTTTCCCTTGGCTTTTGGCGGCGGGTCGTGGACGGTCACGTGCTGGCCGAAGACCTTCTGGTGCCCCACGACCCCCACGGCCCAGGTCAGGCCCGGTGTGGTGAGCGCCCGACGGAACTCTTTGCTGACGCCGTATCCGGCGTCAGCCAGGACGATGCGAAACGTCACGCCCTGGGCTCGGACCCGGTCGAGTTCTTCCAGGGCGAGGTCGGCCTTAGACCTGTACGTTTGAAGGTCCTCGGGCACGCCCGCGAGGCAGCAACGCGCTGGATCGTTCGTCCAGCCCCTGGGCAGAAACAGCCGCATGCCGAGCGGCGCGAAGACACGCTGGTCGGCCAGGGTCAGGGTCACCAGCGCCTGACAGCCGCAGGCCGAGCTACGCTCGGCCAGTCGGTTGGCGAGTTTCCCCAGCGCACCGCAATACTGGTGGGCCACGCCGACGCTGTGCTCGCCGCTTTTAGGCAGAGCGGTGTCATCAATGATCAGCACGCCCTTCTTCCCAGCGCAGAGGGACTGAGCGCGTTCGGCCAGGAGGCAGTCGAGTGAATCAGTCGTCCAGGGGCTGACGTTCAGGAAATGGTGGAGGCGTTGGTACGGCCACCCGACGTGCTCAGCGATGGGCTCGGTACTCTTTCGTTCCAACGGAGCGAGCAGGCCCCGAACGTATCTGGGGAGGCAGGTGCGCTGCTTGGGATGGTCGAGGGTTTTCAGACAGGGAGACAGGAAGTCCGAAAATGACCGCTGCCAGTTGTGGGGGACGGGCACGACTGCCAGGATCGGTCACCACGGCGAGGGGCGGCTGAGCGCCGCCCCAGACTGACAAAGTCCTGCTATGGGCCGTCAAGTTTGGTCTGTCAAGGAGCCCTTCCTCCTGGCGGTGCTTGCAGCAGCCTGACAGTGACAGACCGTTCTTGACAGCCCACTAGTGGGCTGTCAGGAACGGTCTGTCACTTCTAACTGGCTGCAACTACGGCCGAAGGGGAAGGAGCCCTGACAGACCAAACTTGACGATCCACTAGGGCGTGTAGGCCAAGTGC
The genomic region above belongs to Deinococcus apachensis DSM 19763 and contains:
- a CDS encoding IS701 family transposase — its product is MPVPHNWQRSFSDFLSPCLKTLDHPKQRTCLPRYVRGLLAPLERKSTEPIAEHVGWPYQRLHHFLNVSPWTTDSLDCLLAERAQSLCAGKKGVLIIDDTALPKSGEHSVGVAHQYCGALGKLANRLAERSSACGCQALVTLTLADQRVFAPLGMRLFLPRGWTNDPARCCLAGVPEDLQTYRSKADLALEELDRVRAQGVTFRIVLADAGYGVSKEFRRALTTPGLTWAVGVVGHQKVFGQHVTVHDPPPKAKGKGRPSKHPVPSEQARPVRDVLHALPPHHWHTVKGGKKSRWLVVRARIADGVEDARGRHLPGELVWVVGEKRRGGKIKYYVTNHPANTSKTQIVRDIKARWGCETLHEQAKEELGLDHFEGRSWRGLTHHVALVILTMLFLQTVRASTCGTAQVVTLPQARREASRTLEEVRLGRCPHCGEQLQGAPP